A part of Melittangium boletus DSM 14713 genomic DNA contains:
- the mdoH gene encoding glucans biosynthesis glucosyltransferase MdoH, translating into MHAHSFSPATAGLRRAGVLVPAALSTLAATWEMSRLLSVHGTSVSEWAMLGLFTLCFAWIALSFWAAVAGFLQLASGKRPPGLRWPEAGEEEAPLTRRTAVVMPIHNEDPASVFANLQATYESVVATGRLESFDFYVLSDSTRSEAWVAEELAWADLCRRVGGQGRIFYRRRSDNTGKKAGNLADFCERWGRRYDFMVVLDADSLMAGDTLVRMARLMELNPRVGILQAPPLCVGSTTLFARLQQFAGRVYGPVVAAGSAAWQLGESNYWGHNAILRVAAFTEHCGLPVLPGQQPFGGHILSHDFVEAALMRRAGYTVWLVPELGGSYEQSPPHLLAYAQRDRRWCQGNLQHLRLVLAGGLHPSSRGHFLMGVMSYVASPLWLLFLGAGLAAALSDRFLGTDELLEQFAPFADEADFDTQGALRLMTVSLGMLMLPKVFGLVLALVDREQAARMGGRARLVLSMLVESAVSTLLAPVMMLFQSHFVFGTILGYRVSWSSQQRDDEALPWAEAARRHAVHTAVGVGVAALAFAINPGLLWWLAPVVAGLLLSIPLSVWTSRASLGAWASRLGLFLIPEESEPPEVLTRAQELAAREMEPVEDGLERVLKDARAHALHLALLESSPGAELSSPMLDSARRKLFEGAASQLSAQEKAAVLLDADTLVEARSRYADA; encoded by the coding sequence ATGCACGCGCATTCCTTCTCACCCGCGACGGCCGGGCTCCGGCGGGCGGGAGTCCTCGTTCCCGCCGCGCTGTCCACGCTCGCCGCGACGTGGGAGATGTCGCGGCTGTTGAGCGTCCATGGCACCTCCGTCTCCGAGTGGGCGATGCTCGGGCTCTTCACCCTGTGCTTCGCCTGGATCGCCCTCTCCTTCTGGGCGGCGGTGGCGGGCTTCCTCCAGCTCGCGTCCGGAAAGAGGCCGCCGGGGTTGCGCTGGCCGGAGGCCGGGGAAGAAGAGGCGCCGCTCACGCGCCGCACCGCGGTGGTGATGCCCATCCACAACGAGGATCCCGCCTCGGTCTTCGCGAACCTGCAGGCCACCTATGAGTCCGTGGTGGCCACGGGGCGGCTGGAGTCCTTCGACTTCTATGTGCTGAGCGACTCCACGCGCTCGGAGGCGTGGGTGGCCGAGGAGCTGGCATGGGCGGACCTGTGCCGCCGCGTGGGCGGCCAGGGGCGCATCTTCTACCGCCGGCGCTCGGACAACACGGGCAAGAAGGCGGGCAACCTGGCGGACTTCTGCGAGCGCTGGGGCCGCCGCTACGACTTCATGGTGGTGCTGGACGCCGACAGCCTCATGGCGGGCGACACGCTGGTGCGCATGGCGCGGCTCATGGAGCTCAACCCGCGCGTGGGCATCCTCCAGGCGCCGCCCCTGTGCGTGGGGAGCACCACGCTCTTCGCCCGGCTGCAGCAGTTCGCGGGCCGCGTGTACGGGCCGGTGGTGGCCGCGGGTTCCGCGGCTTGGCAACTGGGCGAGTCCAACTACTGGGGCCACAACGCCATCCTGCGCGTGGCGGCCTTCACCGAGCACTGTGGGCTGCCGGTGCTGCCGGGACAGCAGCCCTTTGGCGGCCACATCCTCAGCCACGACTTCGTGGAGGCGGCGCTGATGCGGCGCGCGGGCTACACGGTGTGGCTGGTGCCGGAGCTGGGCGGCAGCTACGAGCAGAGCCCGCCCCACCTGCTCGCGTACGCGCAGCGGGACCGGCGCTGGTGCCAAGGCAACCTGCAGCACCTGCGGCTGGTGCTGGCGGGCGGACTGCACCCATCGAGCCGAGGGCACTTCCTCATGGGCGTCATGTCCTACGTGGCCTCGCCCCTGTGGCTGCTGTTCCTCGGTGCGGGACTCGCGGCGGCGCTGAGCGATCGCTTCCTGGGGACGGACGAGCTGCTGGAGCAGTTCGCCCCCTTCGCCGATGAAGCCGACTTCGACACGCAGGGCGCGCTGCGGCTGATGACGGTGTCCCTGGGCATGCTGATGCTGCCCAAGGTGTTCGGGCTCGTGCTCGCGCTGGTGGACCGGGAGCAGGCGGCGCGCATGGGTGGCCGGGCGCGGCTGGTGCTGAGCATGCTCGTGGAGAGCGCCGTGTCCACGCTGCTCGCGCCGGTGATGATGCTCTTCCAGTCCCACTTCGTCTTCGGGACGATCCTCGGCTACCGGGTGTCCTGGTCGAGCCAGCAGCGGGACGACGAGGCCCTGCCGTGGGCGGAGGCGGCGCGGCGCCACGCGGTGCACACCGCCGTGGGCGTGGGCGTGGCGGCCCTGGCGTTCGCGATCAACCCGGGGCTCTTGTGGTGGCTGGCGCCGGTGGTGGCGGGACTGCTGCTGTCCATTCCCCTGTCCGTGTGGACGTCGCGCGCGTCCCTGGGTGCATGGGCCTCGCGACTCGGCCTGTTCCTCATCCCCGAGGAGTCCGAGCCCCCCGAGGTCCTGACCCGGGCCCAGGAGCTCGCCGCGCGCGAGATGGAGCCGGTGGAGGACGGGCTGGAGCGGGTGTTGAAGGATGCCCGCGCGCATGCGCTGCACCTGGCCCTGCTGGAGTCCTCGCCGGGCGCGGAGCTCTCCTCGCCCATGCTCGACTCGGCCCGCCGCAAGCTGTTCGAGGGCGCCGCGTCGCAGCTCTCCGCGCAGGAAAAGGCGGCGGTACTGTTGGACGCGGACACGCTCGTGGAGGCACGCAGCCGGTACGCGGACGCCTGA
- a CDS encoding glucan biosynthesis protein produces MKSTMWARSACALGMMWTLVACAGPRTAASSFGPDTVRERARKLALEPYQKPVASLPPAYAQLTYDQYRDIRFRPEKARWRDAELPFQAQFFAPGFFYTSPIPMHEVDAGRAEPIRFSPELFSYGPLVKGLPDSPIAGFAGFRLSHPLNRAEYFDELVVFLGASYFRALGRGNVYGLSARGLAIDTALPEGEEFPHFREFWMEKPAPGADRVVVHALMDSPSVTGAYRFVIIPGERTVMEVEAQLHARKAVKRLGVAPLTSMYLFGENDRGTLDDFRPEVHDSDGLVLWMKNGEHLWRPLQNPAHLSVSSFQVEGLRGFGLMQRDQDFRDYEDLEARYDKRPSVWVEPVGDWGRGAVQLVEIPTHQEIDDNIVAYWVPEKPFTAGAELRLAWKLTWGSGSPEKPREALTTATRIAQGSTPGARRFVLDFSRGEGAELQAPVEAVVTTSSGRVLLPTAQRNEATGGWRATFELVPEGNTPAELRCFLRSGSQTLTETWSYPWTP; encoded by the coding sequence GTGAAGTCAACGATGTGGGCGCGAAGCGCCTGTGCACTCGGGATGATGTGGACGCTGGTGGCCTGTGCCGGACCCCGCACCGCCGCCTCCTCCTTCGGCCCGGACACCGTGCGCGAGCGGGCGCGGAAGCTGGCCCTCGAGCCCTACCAGAAGCCCGTGGCCTCGCTCCCGCCGGCCTACGCGCAGCTCACGTATGACCAGTACCGCGACATCCGCTTCCGCCCGGAGAAGGCGCGGTGGCGCGACGCGGAGCTGCCCTTCCAGGCGCAGTTCTTCGCCCCGGGCTTCTTCTATACGTCGCCCATTCCGATGCACGAGGTGGACGCGGGCCGCGCGGAGCCGATCCGCTTCTCGCCCGAGCTCTTCAGCTACGGACCGCTGGTGAAGGGGCTGCCGGACTCGCCCATCGCGGGCTTCGCGGGCTTCCGGCTGTCCCATCCGCTCAACCGGGCGGAGTACTTCGACGAGCTGGTGGTCTTCCTCGGGGCCAGCTACTTCCGGGCCCTGGGGCGCGGCAACGTGTACGGGCTGTCGGCGCGGGGGCTGGCGATCGACACCGCGCTGCCCGAGGGCGAGGAGTTCCCCCACTTCCGCGAGTTCTGGATGGAGAAGCCGGCGCCGGGCGCGGATCGCGTCGTGGTGCACGCGCTGATGGACAGCCCGAGCGTCACGGGGGCCTACCGCTTCGTCATCATCCCGGGCGAGCGCACGGTAATGGAGGTGGAGGCGCAGCTGCACGCGCGCAAGGCGGTGAAGCGGCTGGGCGTGGCGCCGCTCACCAGCATGTACCTCTTCGGCGAGAACGACCGGGGCACCCTCGACGACTTCCGGCCCGAGGTGCACGACTCGGACGGGCTCGTGTTGTGGATGAAGAACGGCGAGCACCTGTGGCGCCCGCTGCAGAACCCCGCCCACCTGAGCGTGTCCAGCTTCCAGGTGGAGGGCCTGCGCGGCTTCGGCCTGATGCAGCGCGACCAGGACTTCCGCGACTATGAGGACCTGGAAGCGCGCTACGACAAGCGCCCGAGCGTCTGGGTGGAGCCGGTGGGCGACTGGGGCCGGGGCGCGGTGCAGCTGGTGGAGATCCCCACGCACCAGGAGATCGACGACAACATCGTCGCCTACTGGGTGCCCGAGAAGCCCTTCACGGCGGGGGCGGAGCTGCGCCTGGCCTGGAAGCTGACCTGGGGCAGCGGCTCGCCCGAGAAGCCCCGCGAGGCCCTCACCACCGCCACGCGCATCGCCCAGGGCAGCACGCCCGGAGCCCGGCGCTTCGTCCTCGACTTCTCGCGCGGCGAAGGCGCGGAGCTCCAGGCGCCGGTGGAGGCCGTGGTCACCACCTCCTCGGGCCGCGTCCTGCTGCCCACCGCCCAGCGCAACGAGGCCACCGGCGGCTGGCGCGCCACCTTCGAGCTGGTGCCGGAGGGAAACACCCCGGCCGAGCTGCGCTGCTTCCTTCGTAGCGGATCCCAAACCCTTACCGAGACCTGGAGCTACCCGTGGACACCGTGA
- a CDS encoding alpha-amylase family glycosyl hydrolase, which translates to MHSRASKRLFPVWVAVILACRSDPDPSPPPTPPPSEEPQPPAPPPEDLLQVPSPDWRDQILYFVMTDRFANGDPANDDQGAGEFGPADGARYSGGDLKGLLGRLDYIQGLGATAVWITPPVANQWWDPLVNYGGYHGYWARDFTRVDAHLGTLEDYQRLSRGLHGRGMYLVQDIVLNHMANCFTYTQYDPSDVSAHVRLNTGAKPACGPSQAAFQQWDPTNPAHRQANLFHWTPSIRDYGVRDQELNWQLSDLDDLNTENPAVLAALKDSYTHWIREAGVDGFRVDTAFYVPQATFKDFLYSTDEAHPGVLPVARSLGKADFLAFGEGYATDKPFEDTASRKIASYMTEESTGEPLLPGMIHFPLYATSGDVFARGRPTAQLAHRLEHSREVFARPHLMPTILDNHDVDRFLKGGSEAALRQALLFMMTVPGIPVLYYGTEQGFTEQRGAMFQAGFGSGGRDRFDTSAPLYGLIRELTALRKAHAVFRRGTPTVLRHNEVRAGVFAYQMEHEGQVAFVIFNTADERMLLDNLPTGLPEGRVLELGAGLDPEAEAVQVGPGGRLSLNLPPRAARVFLPSDQTRPVTPEPARVTVTQASGGTVPGDFELSGSAVGVSSFQWVVDGALARTQPVTVKPDGTWSTRVSTTGMVDASLQHSLVAWAGDARVLSGTWTFRVSRVFTPLLTHEDPEGDDVGPSGTYHYPTDSSWGDNHQGDLRRVTLLGSDTVLRIALQTKTVTTVWNPQNGFDHVAFTVFLDVPGRTGLTVMPQQNASLPTGMDWDYRLRVHGWSNTLFDTRGASATQEGTPLSPTASLSVDKAANTVVLTVSGEALDGLTDLRGVKVYVTTWDYDMGYRRLVPSPAEWEFWGADGTTSPLVLDDTPLLVIP; encoded by the coding sequence ATGCACTCCCGAGCCTCGAAGCGGCTGTTTCCCGTGTGGGTGGCTGTGATCCTCGCCTGCCGGTCCGACCCCGATCCCTCTCCGCCGCCCACGCCGCCTCCCTCCGAGGAGCCCCAGCCCCCCGCCCCGCCGCCCGAGGACCTGTTGCAGGTGCCCTCTCCGGACTGGCGGGATCAGATCCTGTACTTCGTCATGACGGACCGGTTTGCCAATGGGGACCCCGCCAATGATGACCAGGGAGCGGGTGAGTTCGGCCCGGCGGATGGGGCGCGCTACAGCGGAGGGGACCTGAAGGGGCTGCTCGGGCGGCTCGACTACATCCAGGGCCTGGGCGCCACGGCCGTGTGGATCACCCCGCCCGTGGCCAACCAGTGGTGGGACCCGCTCGTGAACTACGGCGGCTACCACGGCTACTGGGCGCGGGACTTCACCCGGGTGGATGCGCATCTGGGCACGCTCGAGGACTACCAGCGCCTGTCCCGGGGTCTGCACGGCCGGGGCATGTACCTGGTGCAGGACATCGTCCTCAACCACATGGCCAACTGCTTCACCTACACCCAGTACGACCCTTCGGACGTGTCGGCCCACGTGCGGCTCAACACCGGCGCGAAGCCCGCGTGCGGCCCCTCACAGGCCGCGTTCCAGCAGTGGGATCCGACGAATCCCGCCCACCGGCAGGCGAACCTCTTCCATTGGACGCCCTCCATCCGCGACTACGGGGTGCGCGACCAGGAGCTGAACTGGCAGTTGTCCGACCTGGACGATCTCAACACCGAGAACCCGGCCGTGCTCGCGGCGCTCAAGGACAGCTACACGCATTGGATCCGCGAGGCGGGCGTGGATGGCTTCCGCGTGGACACCGCCTTCTACGTGCCCCAGGCCACCTTCAAGGACTTCCTGTACTCGACGGACGAGGCCCACCCGGGCGTGCTCCCGGTGGCCAGGAGCCTGGGCAAGGCGGACTTCCTCGCGTTCGGCGAGGGCTACGCCACCGACAAGCCCTTCGAGGACACGGCGTCGCGGAAGATCGCCTCGTACATGACGGAGGAGTCCACGGGCGAGCCGCTGCTGCCGGGCATGATCCACTTCCCGCTCTACGCCACCTCGGGGGACGTCTTCGCCCGGGGACGGCCCACCGCGCAGCTCGCGCACCGGCTGGAGCACTCGCGCGAGGTGTTCGCGCGACCACACCTGATGCCCACCATCCTGGACAACCACGACGTGGATCGCTTCCTCAAGGGAGGCTCGGAGGCGGCGCTGCGCCAGGCCCTGCTCTTCATGATGACGGTGCCGGGCATCCCCGTCCTCTATTACGGCACCGAGCAGGGATTCACCGAGCAGCGCGGCGCCATGTTCCAGGCGGGCTTCGGCTCCGGGGGAAGGGATCGCTTCGACACCTCGGCGCCGCTGTACGGCCTCATCCGCGAGCTGACGGCGCTGCGCAAGGCCCACGCCGTCTTCCGCCGGGGCACGCCCACGGTGCTGCGGCACAACGAGGTGCGCGCGGGTGTGTTCGCCTACCAGATGGAGCACGAGGGGCAGGTGGCCTTCGTCATCTTCAACACCGCGGACGAGCGGATGCTGCTGGACAACCTGCCCACGGGCCTGCCCGAGGGACGCGTGCTCGAGCTGGGCGCGGGCCTGGACCCCGAGGCCGAAGCGGTCCAGGTGGGCCCGGGCGGACGGCTCTCGCTGAACCTCCCTCCGCGCGCGGCCCGCGTCTTCCTGCCCTCGGACCAGACGCGCCCCGTGACGCCGGAGCCCGCGCGCGTCACCGTCACCCAGGCGAGTGGCGGCACCGTGCCCGGGGACTTCGAGCTGTCCGGCAGCGCGGTGGGCGTGTCCTCCTTCCAATGGGTGGTGGACGGGGCACTCGCGCGGACGCAGCCGGTGACGGTGAAACCCGATGGCACCTGGAGCACCCGCGTGAGCACCACCGGCATGGTGGACGCATCCCTCCAGCACTCGCTCGTGGCGTGGGCCGGAGACGCCCGCGTGCTCTCCGGCACGTGGACCTTCCGCGTGTCCCGCGTCTTCACGCCGCTGCTCACCCACGAGGACCCCGAGGGCGATGACGTGGGCCCCTCGGGCACCTACCACTACCCCACCGACTCGAGCTGGGGTGACAACCACCAGGGAGACCTGCGTCGCGTCACCCTGCTGGGCTCGGACACGGTGCTGCGGATCGCCCTCCAGACGAAGACCGTCACCACCGTGTGGAACCCCCAGAACGGCTTCGACCACGTGGCCTTCACCGTCTTCCTCGACGTGCCCGGCCGCACGGGCCTCACGGTGATGCCGCAGCAGAACGCCTCGCTGCCCACGGGCATGGACTGGGACTACCGCCTGCGCGTCCACGGCTGGTCCAACACCCTGTTCGATACCCGGGGCGCCTCGGCCACCCAGGAAGGCACCCCCCTGAGCCCCACCGCCTCCCTCTCCGTGGACAAGGCCGCGAACACCGTCGTGCTCACCGTGTCGGGCGAGGCGCTCGACGGACTCACGGACCTGCGGGGCGTCAAGGTGTACGTCACGACGTGGGACTACGACATGGGCTACCGGCGCCTGGTCCCTTCTCCGGCCGAATGGGAGTTCTGGGGTGCCGACGGCACCACCTCGCCGCTCGTGTTGGACGACACGCCCCTACTCGTCATCCCCTGA
- a CDS encoding response regulator, with translation MAVTHTPPVSAQHKDSSNTGSRGDRRSRRDQLGGAVPRVVVMENLRERGHFLQERLVQERFEVGMLEDARGALQWLSEGLVPRRGSDVELLICNARMLGDSGLDLLARWCAAHPHVPVLLVSAFTNAKLRARMARIPGGVVLDQDFSVEDVRATAVSMVETSVTS, from the coding sequence ATGGCCGTCACGCACACTCCTCCGGTGTCAGCGCAGCACAAAGACTCCTCGAACACGGGCTCGCGAGGTGATCGGCGATCGCGTCGGGATCAGCTGGGGGGCGCGGTGCCGCGTGTCGTGGTGATGGAGAACCTGCGCGAGCGCGGCCACTTCCTCCAGGAGCGGCTGGTCCAGGAGCGCTTCGAGGTGGGCATGCTGGAGGACGCGCGAGGCGCGCTCCAGTGGCTCTCCGAGGGGCTGGTTCCACGGCGGGGCTCCGACGTGGAGCTGCTCATCTGCAACGCGCGGATGTTGGGGGACTCGGGACTGGACCTGCTCGCGCGCTGGTGCGCGGCGCATCCACATGTCCCCGTGCTCCTGGTGAGCGCCTTCACCAACGCGAAGCTGCGGGCGCGGATGGCGCGCATCCCCGGCGGCGTCGTGCTCGATCAGGACTTCTCCGTGGAGGACGTGCGCGCCACGGCGGTGTCGATGGTGGAGACCTCCGTCACTTCGTAG
- the gloA2 gene encoding SMU1112c/YaeR family gloxylase I-like metalloprotein — translation MTPLLPALHHVALICSDYARSKAFYSELLGLRIIREVYREARDSWKLDLEVSPGVQLELFSFPNPPPRPTRPEARGLRHLAFAVPDVDAVVVELGRRGVATEPIRVDEYTGKRFTFFADPDGLPLELYEVTEVSTIDTAVARTSSTEKS, via the coding sequence ATGACACCGCTGCTGCCCGCCCTCCACCATGTCGCCTTGATCTGCTCGGACTACGCGCGCTCCAAGGCGTTCTACAGCGAGCTCTTGGGCCTGCGAATCATCCGGGAGGTGTACCGGGAGGCGCGCGACTCGTGGAAGCTGGATCTGGAGGTCAGCCCGGGCGTGCAGTTGGAGCTGTTCTCCTTTCCCAACCCGCCACCGCGCCCGACCCGGCCCGAGGCGCGGGGCCTGCGCCACCTGGCGTTCGCCGTGCCAGATGTCGACGCCGTGGTGGTGGAACTGGGCCGGCGCGGCGTGGCCACCGAACCCATCCGGGTGGACGAGTATACGGGCAAGCGCTTCACCTTCTTCGCCGACCCGGACGGCCTGCCGCTGGAGCTCTACGAAGTGACGGAGGTCTCCACCATCGACACCGCCGTGGCGCGCACGTCCTCCACGGAGAAGTCCTGA